One stretch of Anolis carolinensis isolate JA03-04 chromosome 3, rAnoCar3.1.pri, whole genome shotgun sequence DNA includes these proteins:
- the mrpl47 gene encoding large ribosomal subunit protein uL29m, which translates to MAALCRRFALSLAGAACKASSSSRIILDLHSEVSKTKVLLPSTSLHTSLARNGLEEFFDDPKNWGKTEVKSGDSWTVEQLRGKSSEDLHKLWYVLLKERNMLLTLEQEAKRQRLPMPSPERLDKVKDSMDRIDRVVQEREDALRLLQTGQENERPGEWRHDFLGRLIWYTFREWPVPWYLNSKHKRKRFFYLPNVKPFIRLRLEKYLRRKVQKENLQKQKEKLLLEKFPPHETQSQS; encoded by the exons ATGGCAGCTCTTTGCCGGCGCTTTGCCTTGAGTTTGGCGGGAGCGGCTTGCAAGGCCTCGTCTTCTTCCCG AATAATCCTTGATTTGCATAGCGAGGTTTCCAAAACAAAAGTGCTCCTTCCTAGTACCTCCCTTCATACCTCTTTGGCACGAAATGGGCTGGAAGAATTTTTTGATGATCCTAAAAACTGGGGAAAGACAGAAGTCAAATCTG GAGATTCCTGGACAGTGGAACAGCTCCGAGGAAAGAGTAGTGAAGATTTGCACAAACTTTG GTATGTCCTTCTAAAAGAGCGAAACATGCTTTTAACATTGGAACAAGAAGCAAAGCGACAGAGGCTGCCAATGCCAAGCCCAGAGCGATTAGATAAG GTAAAGGATTCCATGGACAGAATAGATCGTGTTGTTCAGGAAAGAGAAGATGCTTTGCGTCTCCTACAGACGGGCCAGGAGAATGAGAGACCAGGCGAATGGAGACATGACTTTTTAGGCCGCCTTATTTG GTACACTTTCAGGGAATGGCCTGTCCCCTGGTACCTGAATTCTAAGCACAAGAGGAAACGATTCTTCTATTTGCCAAACGTGAAACCTTTTATCAG GCTCAGATTGGAAAAATATCTGCGCAGAAAAGTCCAAAAGGAAAATTTGCAGAAACAGAAAGAGAAGCTCTTACTTGAAAAATTCCCTCCTCATGAGACACAGTCTCAGAGTTAA